The DNA sequence TCGCAGGTCTACGACCAGGATACACCGCGCTGGAGGCGCTACTACCAGCAGGTGCGCAAGAGCATCCGTTTTCCGCGGTACTACAAGAAGCAGTTGAATTGGTGACGCGCCGGCAGGCGTCCATCGACAGTGTGCTGTTGGCCGATCGGAGCTGAAGCCGCCGATCGCGATGGGGACCCAGGGATACTTTCACCGCGCCGCGAACCATCGCGGACCATGCGCATGGCGGATCGCTCGCGGGAACCCCTTACGCCCATCCTCATCCTCGGTGGGCTTTTCTTCCTCTTCGGATTCGTCACCTGGCTGAATGGCGCGCTGATCCCCTACCTGCGCATCGCCTGTGAACTTGACAACTTCAGTGCGCTGCTCGTGGCTTTCGCCTTCTACATCGCGTACTTCTTCACGGCGTTGCCGGGAGCCTGGCTGCTGCAACGCATCGGATTGAAGAACGGCATGATGGCCGGGCTGCTGGTGATGGCCCTGGGCGCATGCCTCTTCATTCCGGCCGCGATGTTGCGCACCTATGGCCTGTTCCTCACCGGCTTGTTCATCATTGGCACGGGACTGAGCGTGCTGCAGACGGCCTCCAATCCCTACATCACCATCGTGGGGCCATTGGAAAGCGCGGCGCGCCGCATCAGCATCATGGGCATCTGCAACAAGGTGGCCGGCGTGCTGGCCCCGATCGCGCTGGGCTATGTGGTGCTGGCCGATGGTGATGCCTTCGTGGCGGCGCTGGAAGGACTGGCGGACGCGGAACGTGCGCAGCGGTTGGACGAACTGGCCCGCCGGGTGATCGTGCCCTACGCGGGTATGGCGGCCGTGCTGGTCGCTTTGGGCTTCCTGGTGCGCCTGGGGCCTTTGCCGGAATTGGAATTGGATGGGGAGCAGGGCATGGCTGCGGGTGGGCGTGAGCGGGTGCTGGACCACCCCTGGCTGGTGCTCGGGGTGGTGGCCCTTTTCCTCTACGTGGGCGCCGAGGTGATCGCGGGGGATACCATCGGGCTCTATGGCCAGGCGCAGGGCATGCCGCTGGCCACCGCGCGGCAGCTCACCAGCTGGACCTTGGGCGCCATGGTGGTGGGCTATGTGCTGGGCATCATCGCCATACCGCGCTTCATCACCCAGGCGCGCGCCTTGGCGATCTCCGCCTGGCTGGGGGTGGCCCTTACCCTGGCCGCCTTGTTCACGGAAGGTCCACTGTCGGTCTGGTGCATCGCACTCCTGGGCCTGGCCAACGCGCTCGTCTGGCCGGCCATCTGGCCGCTGGCGATCCGCGATCTGGGCCGCCACATGAAAGTGGGCAGCGCGTTGCTGATCATGGCCATCGCCGGTGGGGCCTTGTTGCCGTTGCTCTACGGCCGTCTCAGCGACCTGCCGGCGATCGGCCCGCAGTGGGCCTACGCCGTTCTGTTGCCCTGCTATCTTTTCATCGCCTGGTACGCCCGTCGCGGTTCCCGCCTGGAACGCTGGTAGTGGAAGGCCGCCATGGGCCACGCCAGGGCTGTTGAAAAGTGAAGCCTTTCGCGCCCGAGCCCCGTAGAAGGCCCACTTACCTTCGGCTCCGAACCTTAGCCCCGTACGCTCCGGTATGATCACGCCCTTGACCCCCAGGACCTTTCCCGGTTTGGCCATCATCCTGCTGCTTGCCGCCTGCGGCGGTGGCGCTGGCGATGCCAGTGACCAGGGACAAACCCCGTCCATTCCCGAAGCGCCTTCCGATGAGCAGGTGATGCGCATCGGTGACCGGGTCTTCAGCATTCCATCACCGGCGCAGACCGCGCTGGCCATCCGTGAAGCGGGCCTGCCCTACCGGAAGGACCTGCCGCTTCCGCTGGAAAGCGCCAGCACCAGTGCGGGAAAGACCAACCAGGCCACCCTGCTGGGCATGCTCGGTGCGGACCTCGCCTATGTGACCGTGCATCAGGACGGCCAGCGGGCCATGGCCACGTTGCAGGCCATCGAGAAAGTGGGCAATCAGTTGGACCTGGGCAATGCCTTCGACAAGAGCCTGCTGGACGGCTTCAAGAAGAACCTCGGCAACGAGGACAGCCTGCTGCTCTTCAGCGGCACCGCCTTCCGCGCTGCGGATCGCTACCTGAAGGAGAACGACCGCGATGACGTGGGTGTTCTGGTGCTGGCCGGCGGCTGGATCGAATCCCTGCACCTTGTGCTCAACGATGCTGAGGCCGTCAACGTGCGGACGCTGGTCCACCGCATTGGCGACCAGCGTGGTACACTGGATGGCCTGGTGGCCTTGCTGGAAAAGCAGGCCGACGTGGATGCCGAGGGCCTGCTCAAGGGGCTGCGAGGCCTTCAGGGCCAATTCTCGGGCATCAAGCGGGCCTACACCTATGAGGAACCCGTGACCGACGCCTCCGCCCGCACCACCTACATCAACAGCAAGTCCAGCGTGGAGATCCCGCCGGCCACCATCGATGCCATCCGCGAACAAGTGAACGCGCTCCGCGCCCAGATCATCGCATGACCATGCTTCGCCATCTGATATTCCCCATCACCCTGCTGGCCACCGCGCCGGCCGCCATGTCGCAGGGCATGTGCGAGCCCATCGCCAGCCGCTGCGAGCAGCACATCACCGCACGTTACATCCCCGACGGGCAGTTCTATCGCGCCCTGTTGCAGGGAGACGAGGTGGCCGAGTTCGGTCTGACCCTCTTCGGTGGCACCACTTACCGTGTGGCGGCCTGCAGTGGTGAAACGGACGGCATCCTCCAGTTCAGCGTCTATGACCGCGAGCGCAACCTGCTTTTCAGCAACCGCGAACACAGCAATGCCCCTTACTGGGACCTGGCCGTGACCAACACGCTGGATGTCACCATCGAAGCCGCGCTGGACGCCTCGAAGGCCGGCAGCGGTTGCGCCGTGATGCTCATCGGCTTCAAGAAGTAGCCTGGCCACAGGGCCAAAGGCCCGTGAACCTTTGGGCGCCCCTCCCGTAAAGAGGGGCGCTCTTTTTTCGGGCCATCCCACAGGACGAAAGGACGCATGAGCGAGAAGATCCTCAAGGCGCTGCTGCAACTCTTCGCCATCATCGCACGCGGTGATGGCGCGGCGGATGGTGCACGTGCGGTGAACGCCCTCACTCTGGAGCGCTTCCTGCGCCGCCAATTCAGCCCGGAGGAGGCGGCGGCCCACATGGCCCGCTTCGCCGAATTCGTGCAGGACTACCATGGCGGTGCCCGCGCCACGCGCAAGCGCACCTCGCTCAACTCGGTGAAGATGCTCGGCATCTGCACCCAGGTGAACCAGGAGCTCGACCGTCGCCAGAAGTTCGTGGTGCTGCTGCACCTGCTGGAGTTCATCCATGCGCATGATGAACCCAGCGAAGAAGAGACCGAGTTCGTGACCACTGTGGCCGAGACCTTCAACATCGGCCAGGAGGATCATATGCGTTGCCGCCGATTCGTGCGCCAGCGGAAGCAGGAGCGCGAGGACGCGGAGCATCTGCTTTACATCGACGCGGCCCTGGGCAACACCATGGCGCGCGCGCGCCATCTGCACACCCATGCGTTGCCCGGCGATCTGCGGGTGCTGCATCTGCCCAGCGTGAACCTGTACGTGATGCGCTACACCGGCGATGACCGGGTGCTGCTCAACGGCCAGCCCATGGATCGCGACAGGCACTATGTGCTGGGCAACGGCAGCAGTGTGCGCCCGCCCAACGGGGTGCCCATCTACTACAGCGACATCCTGGGCGCCTTCATGGACCCGGCGGGCAGGCCGCGCATCGTGTTCCAGGCCGACGGCATCGAGTTCGTCTTCCCGAACGGCCGCACCGGCCTGCATGAGCTGCATCTGGCCGAGACCTCCGGGAAGCTCATCGGCATCATGGGTGGCAGCGGCAGCGGCAAGAGCACCCTGCTCAACGTGCTGAATGGCAACCTGCGCCCCAGTCGCGGGCGCGTCACCATCAACGGCATTGATGTGCACCGTGAACGCGACCGCATCCGCGGCGTGATCGGCCACGTGAGCCAGGACGACCTGCTGATCGAGGAACTCACCGTGTTCCAGAACCTCTTCTACAACGCCCGGCTCAGCTTCGGCGACCTGGACAAGGAACAGGTGATCTCACGCGTGCTGCGCATGCTGCAGAGCCTGGGGCTCTATGAGGTGAAGGACCTGAAGGTGGGCAGCCCGCTGGACAAGACCATCAGCGGCGGCCAGCGCAAACGGCTCAACATCGCGCTGGAACTCATCCGCGAGCCGAGCGTGCTCTTCGTGGACGAGCCCACCAGCGGCCTAAGCTCGCGCGATTCGGAGAACATCATGGACCTGCTGAAGGAGCTGGCCCTGAAGGGCAGGCTCGTCTTCGTGGTCATCCACCAGCCCTCGTCGGACATCTTCAAGCTATTCGACCGGTTGCTGCTGCTCGACCAGGAGGGCCACCCGGTCTACCACGGCGACCCCGTGGACGCGGTGGTCTACTTCAAGCGTGTCACCGGCCAGGTGAACAGCGAGGTGGGCCAGTGCGCCGCCTGCGGCAATGTGAACCCCGAGCAGATCTTCAACATCCTGGAGTCGAAGCTGGTGGACGAATACGGCAACGAGACCGACCAGCGCCGCATCAGCCCCGAGGCCTGGAACGAGGTGTTCCGCGCCCAGGCGGTGGGGCGCATGGAGCAGGTGCCACAGGAACGCAGCGTGCCGCGCAGCACCTTCACCACGCCCTCGCGCCTGCTCCAATGCATCGTCTACCTCAAACGCGACCTGCTGAGCAAGCTCGCCAACCGGCAGTATGTGCTCATCAACCTGCTGGAAGCCCCCGCGCTCGCCTTTCTGATGGCCTTCTTCCTGAAGTACCACCAAAGCGGCCATGGTGATGCGGCATATGTGTTCCGGGAGAACGACAACCTGCCGCAATTCCTCTTCATCGCCGTGATCGTGGCGCTGTTCCTGGGCCTCACCGTCAGCGCCGAGGAGATCATCCGCGACCGGCGCATCCTGCAGCGCGAGAAATTCCTCGACCTGAGCCGGGCCAGTTACCTGGTGAGCAAGGTGACGCTGCTATTCACGATATCGGCCATCCAGACGCTGCTCTTCATGCTGGTGGCCACGCAGGTGCTGGGCAT is a window from the Flavobacteriales bacterium genome containing:
- a CDS encoding sugar MFS transporter, encoding MRMADRSREPLTPILILGGLFFLFGFVTWLNGALIPYLRIACELDNFSALLVAFAFYIAYFFTALPGAWLLQRIGLKNGMMAGLLVMALGACLFIPAAMLRTYGLFLTGLFIIGTGLSVLQTASNPYITIVGPLESAARRISIMGICNKVAGVLAPIALGYVVLADGDAFVAALEGLADAERAQRLDELARRVIVPYAGMAAVLVALGFLVRLGPLPELELDGEQGMAAGGRERVLDHPWLVLGVVALFLYVGAEVIAGDTIGLYGQAQGMPLATARQLTSWTLGAMVVGYVLGIIAIPRFITQARALAISAWLGVALTLAALFTEGPLSVWCIALLGLANALVWPAIWPLAIRDLGRHMKVGSALLIMAIAGGALLPLLYGRLSDLPAIGPQWAYAVLLPCYLFIAWYARRGSRLERW
- a CDS encoding ATP-binding cassette domain-containing protein, coding for MSEKILKALLQLFAIIARGDGAADGARAVNALTLERFLRRQFSPEEAAAHMARFAEFVQDYHGGARATRKRTSLNSVKMLGICTQVNQELDRRQKFVVLLHLLEFIHAHDEPSEEETEFVTTVAETFNIGQEDHMRCRRFVRQRKQEREDAEHLLYIDAALGNTMARARHLHTHALPGDLRVLHLPSVNLYVMRYTGDDRVLLNGQPMDRDRHYVLGNGSSVRPPNGVPIYYSDILGAFMDPAGRPRIVFQADGIEFVFPNGRTGLHELHLAETSGKLIGIMGGSGSGKSTLLNVLNGNLRPSRGRVTINGIDVHRERDRIRGVIGHVSQDDLLIEELTVFQNLFYNARLSFGDLDKEQVISRVLRMLQSLGLYEVKDLKVGSPLDKTISGGQRKRLNIALELIREPSVLFVDEPTSGLSSRDSENIMDLLKELALKGRLVFVVIHQPSSDIFKLFDRLLLLDQEGHPVYHGDPVDAVVYFKRVTGQVNSEVGQCAACGNVNPEQIFNILESKLVDEYGNETDQRRISPEAWNEVFRAQAVGRMEQVPQERSVPRSTFTTPSRLLQCIVYLKRDLLSKLANRQYVLINLLEAPALAFLMAFFLKYHQSGHGDAAYVFRENDNLPQFLFIAVIVALFLGLTVSAEEIIRDRRILQREKFLDLSRASYLVSKVTLLFTISAIQTLLFMLVATQVLGIRDLFWAHWLVLFSTSCFANVLGLNVSASFNSAKVIYIMIPVLIIPQLLFSGIIVKFDKLHPWFASERSVPWIGNIMASRWAYEALAVTQFMENAYEREFYRHDQRMRTANWKKDLWARELLNRSADVRRALREGRPVEEASADLDLLRTELAHESASLEGFNFDGIERLRPGRVTDAVLDDADAALNTLIAHYRRTFKEAEKEKEGRIAEMTGDPAARTAYFRLYDQHRNEGLAEVVTNKNDVNVIVEYRGGLVRKSDPIYLEPARGGFFAAHFYAPSKWLMGRRLPTLWANVGMLWTMSLLLGLALYLEWFPRAMAWMPGRKGS